A genomic stretch from Apis cerana isolate GH-2021 linkage group LG7, AcerK_1.0, whole genome shotgun sequence includes:
- the LOC107999296 gene encoding glucose dehydrogenase [FAD, quinone], producing MESCMAATCASGQSTPASTFTMLIQTIMASYCALNMDKYPTNRAEEIFASKRKEFDFIIVGAGSAGSILASRLTEVEDWDVLLIERGEDPLPETSSPALFFNNIDGPQSYHYLTEYQNTSCLGSVQQRCKWTRGKALGGSSVTNGLLYVMGNEKDYNDWEELGNDGWNFASVLPYFTKSTNCSPSYVSKHGTKYCGDDGPMRIRHFEIASLDVEKVLMEGLREAGHDILEEVNGDRFLGFGRVMGTVYDGRRENAAMTFLSSARERKNLRVMKSSAVESVLFEGGRAIGVRVRSEQDRGLVAEVRARKEVILSAGSVATPQLLMLSGIGPREHLEKMGIPVVADRPVGANLQDHVIWAGMYISYVNESLSSSPSPNLFNSAYEYMVENRGPLRVYRNDLLGTVNVNDPDSEYPDVQFLFIPFERGERVQLSVFLDRIGLSGEMVGKLEEQIERMSVIVVFSVLLKPRSRGVVELRSTDPTDPVKIYTNYLVEVEDTRTLVKSVDKIKAILDTDALRSRGMRLGRFDVPGCRHFEPDTDQYWECSVRHVSVSYQHSCGTSRMGPGDDTRAVVDPRLRVHGVDGLRVIDGSIIPEIPAANPNAAVMMIAEKGADIVKRDWGVD from the exons ATGGAGTCGTGTATGGCGGCAACCTGCGCCTCGGGGCAATCGACGCCAGCTTCCACTTTTACCATGTTGATACAAACGATAATGGCATCCTACTGTGCATTAAATATGGATAAATATCCCACGAATCGAGCCGAAGAGATCTTCGCTTCGAAGAGGAAGgaattcgattttataattgtcGGTGCTGGATCGGCAGGATCTATTCTGGCCAGCAGGTTAACGGAGGTAGAGGATTGGGATGTACTGTTAATCGAAAGAGGGGAGGATCCTTTACCGGAAACCTCTTCGCCTGCTCTTTTCTTCAATAACATAGATGGACCGCAAAGTTATCATTACTTg ACCGAGTACCAAAACACTTCCTGCCTGGGCAGCGTGCAGCAACGGTGCAAATGGACGAGGGGCAAGGCTCTTGGCGGGAGTTCGGTCACGAACGGCTTGCTCTACGTGATGGGGAACGAGAAGGACTACAACGATTGGGAAGAATTGGGCAACGACGGATGGAACTTCGCGAGCGTGCTCCCCTACTTCACCAAGTCGACCAATTGCTCGCCCTCGTACGTATCGAAACACGGTACCAAGTATTGCGGGGACGACGGCCCCATGAGAATCAGGCACTTCGAGATCGCCTCGTTGGACGTGGAAAAAGTCCTGATGGAGGGGTTGCGCGAGGCGGGCCACGACATCCTCGAGGAAGTGAACGGCGATCGTTTCTTAGGGTTCGGGAGGGTGATGGGCACCGTGTACGACGGCCGGCGTGAAAACGCCGCGATGACGTTTCTCTCCTCCGCGAGGGAGAGGAAGAATCTACGCGTGATGAAGTCGAGCGCGGTGGAGAGCGTATTGTTCGAAGGGGGGCGAGCGATCGGCGTCCGGGTGAGGTCGGAGCAGGATCGAGGCCTGGTCGCGGAGGTGAGGGCGAGGAAGGAGGTGATCCTTTCTGCGGGGAGCGTCGCCACTCCCCAGCTGTTGATGCTTTCGGGAATCGGGCCCAGGGAACACCTAGAGAAGATGGGCATACCGGTCGTGGCCGATCGACCGGTTGGCGCGAATCTTCAGGACCACGTGATATGGGCGGGAATGTACATATCTTACGTGAACGAGTCGCTCTcgtcctctccctccccaaaCCTATTCAACTCGGCTTACGAGTACATGGTGGAGAATAGGGGCCCGTTGCGCGTGTACAGGAACGATCTTCTCGGCACGGTGAACGTGAACGATCCGGATTCCGAGTACCCGGACGTTCAATTTTTGTTCATCCCGTTCGAACGTGGCGAGAGGGTCCAGCTGTCGGTTTTCCTGGACCGGATCGGTTTGAGCGGAGAGATGGTTGGAAAGCTGGAGGAGCAGATCGAGAGGATGAGCGTGATCGTCGTTTTCTCCGTCTTGCTGAAACCGAGGAGTCGAGGGGTGGTCGAGTTGCGCAGCACAGATCCGACCGATCCCGTGAAGATATACACGAATTACTTGGTCGAGGTGGAGGATACGAGGACGTTGGTGAAAAGTGTGGACAAGATCAAGGCGATTTTGGATACCGACGCGTTGAGAAGCCGTGGGATGCGGCTCGGTCGTTTCGACGTTCCCGGATGTCGACATTTCGAGCCGGACACGGACCAATATTGGGAATGCAGCGTGAGACACGTGTCCGTCTCGTATCAGCACTCGTGTGGGACGAGCAGGATGGGGCCGGGCGACGACACCAGAGCCGTGGTCGATCCGAGGCTGAGGGTGCACGGAGTCGATGGTTTGCGGGTGATCGATGGATCCATCATTCCGGAAATCCCTGCCGCCAATCCTAATGCGGCGGTCATGATGATCGCGGAGAAGGGGGCGGATATAGTTAAACGGGATTGGGGCGTTGATTGA